In a genomic window of Sulfurimonas denitrificans DSM 1251:
- a CDS encoding OprD family outer membrane porin, with product MKKQVILSIVAISFVSAASLNAAEDINTMFSEGKVSGQARMFYIDREYQGSAGTTTHRGSTAIGGYLKYETASLSGFSLGTAFYTTNKIDSRKIEDQTLLGQDNDNYTMLGEAYLGYKYQNTTFKGGRQKLSTPMLGDDDARMIPNLFEAYVLTNKDISNTTLTLGHVTKFAQGTFGRAYSATPTASNANKLLSATSGYSYVDSLNQTGDFRNVGSYAFGNSTDGITMASITYTGVENLKLSLWDYYAHDIMNMVYGEANFSWKCLITDMIKPYAGVQVIKEDSVGDEFGGEIDSTYIAAKLGFKIENLDLSFAYSKTGDNSAAEAAAGGLANATVSPWGGMSAYTQGMVTRHMFMAGTAASKVAAAYNFKDMGANLTTAAYYTEFDMDKNSGYGIERTANEAGFDAIYNPQAIKNLQLRLRGNFPRGFAESNAGKTGWNEYRFIANYNF from the coding sequence ATGAAAAAACAGGTAATACTTAGTATTGTGGCTATTAGCTTTGTATCGGCAGCTTCACTTAATGCAGCAGAAGATATTAACACTATGTTTAGTGAAGGTAAGGTAAGTGGACAAGCTCGCATGTTTTACATAGATAGAGAGTATCAAGGGAGTGCAGGAACTACAACTCACCGAGGTTCAACGGCTATTGGTGGATATTTAAAGTATGAAACAGCTTCATTAAGTGGTTTTAGCTTGGGTACTGCATTTTATACAACAAATAAGATTGACTCAAGAAAGATTGAAGATCAAACACTTCTTGGGCAAGATAATGATAACTATACAATGCTTGGAGAAGCATACCTTGGGTATAAATATCAAAACACTACATTTAAAGGCGGACGTCAAAAGTTATCAACACCAATGCTAGGTGACGATGATGCTAGAATGATACCAAATCTTTTTGAGGCGTATGTTTTAACAAACAAAGATATTTCAAACACTACATTAACACTAGGACATGTAACAAAATTTGCTCAAGGAACATTTGGTAGAGCATATAGTGCAACACCAACTGCCTCAAATGCAAATAAGTTACTTTCTGCTACATCTGGATACTCTTATGTTGATAGTTTAAATCAAACTGGAGATTTTAGAAATGTAGGGAGTTACGCATTTGGCAACTCAACAGATGGTATTACAATGGCATCTATAACATATACAGGGGTAGAGAACCTAAAGTTAAGCCTTTGGGATTATTATGCGCATGATATTATGAATATGGTTTATGGTGAGGCAAATTTCTCATGGAAATGTCTGATAACAGATATGATTAAGCCTTACGCTGGAGTTCAAGTTATAAAAGAGGATTCAGTAGGTGATGAGTTTGGCGGTGAGATAGATAGTACATATATAGCAGCAAAGCTTGGCTTTAAAATAGAAAACCTTGATTTATCTTTTGCTTATTCTAAAACAGGCGATAATAGCGCTGCTGAAGCAGCTGCTGGTGGTCTTGCAAATGCTACTGTTTCTCCATGGGGTGGAATGAGCGCATATACTCAAGGTATGGTAACTCGTCATATGTTTATGGCTGGAACAGCAGCAAGTAAGGTTGCAGCTGCTTATAACTTTAAAGATATGGGTGCAAACTTAACAACAGCCGCTTACTACACAGAGTTTGATATGGATAAAAATAGTGGATATGGCATAGAGAGAACTGCAAATGAAGCAGGATTTGATGCTATCTACAATCCACAAGCTATAAAAAACTTACAACTTCGTCTTCGTGGAAATTTTCCAAGAGGATTTGCAGAGAGTAACGCTGGTAAAACTGGCTGGAACGAGTACAGATTTATCGCAAATTATAATTTCTAA
- a CDS encoding response regulator transcription factor, which translates to MKILLLEDEVMLNESICEYLDSEGHHVESFFNGLAALEAIKENSYDLLVLDINVPGIDGLSFLEKIHELKIHVSVIYISALVDIEDISRAYTLGCHDYLKKPFHLKELSLRVDRIKLSSVVPRVHLRLCKNYSYDQENSTLLFNQEVQILTKRQAQIIDLLSRNRGRIVDFEQFQTYVWSEQIVDNATIRAEINRLKKNLKEDFVINVRGMGYMIDKP; encoded by the coding sequence ATGAAGATACTCCTTTTAGAAGATGAAGTTATGTTAAATGAATCAATCTGCGAATACCTTGACTCAGAGGGTCATCATGTAGAGAGTTTTTTTAATGGACTGGCGGCACTCGAAGCAATAAAAGAGAACTCTTATGATCTTCTTGTTTTAGATATCAACGTTCCTGGGATTGATGGACTCTCTTTTTTAGAGAAAATCCATGAGCTTAAAATACATGTAAGTGTTATCTATATAAGTGCATTGGTTGATATTGAAGATATTTCACGTGCATATACTCTTGGATGTCATGACTATTTAAAGAAGCCCTTTCATCTAAAAGAGCTATCTTTGCGAGTTGATAGAATAAAGCTCTCAAGCGTTGTTCCACGAGTTCATTTAAGGCTTTGTAAAAACTATAGTTATGATCAAGAAAATAGCACACTTCTTTTTAATCAAGAGGTTCAGATACTAACCAAACGCCAAGCTCAGATAATAGATTTACTCTCAAGAAACAGAGGTAGAATAGTTGACTTTGAACAGTTTCAAACCTATGTTTGGAGTGAGCAGATAGTTGATAATGCAACTATTAGAGCCGAAATTAATCGACTCAAAAAAAATTTAAAAGAGGATTTTGTAATCAATGTCAGAGGCATGGGCTATATGATAGACAAGCCTTAG
- a CDS encoding sensor histidine kinase has translation MRIKSRFQNISIKQADVFTILVVFFFTLVFVGLLVEELYKEYEIALEQSHVVKNPLISDSTILKQNQKKLKALLIKTVLAIVTLSFIIFAIFLGLNTLFNKLLQRDTQTFLDAFKTAIDKEKTIDSKSIFFQDFKMMVGYANEMVSKINEQKKNLKELNLGLEERVKKKTAALLEINKNLEEEKTFSQDLLKSQKEFLRYTVHETNTPLSVILTSIELYLMKNPKDRQLSKIEAATKNIFSIYDDLSYLVKKDHVEYTKSVINLNNFLSSRIDFFREVAEFSLITFNYNSPKYEKHVHFNETKLQRIIDNTLTNAIKYTLPNESVEVSLKKIGSYIEFIVSSKSKTIQDTDKVFEAYYREEKGRDGFGLGLRLVKSICDAEGVNINVSSDEASTTFRYKFKAMGD, from the coding sequence ATGAGAATAAAATCACGATTTCAAAATATCAGCATAAAGCAAGCAGATGTCTTTACTATTTTGGTTGTATTTTTCTTTACTCTTGTATTTGTTGGACTGCTTGTTGAAGAGCTTTATAAAGAGTATGAAATAGCGCTAGAACAGAGCCATGTAGTAAAAAACCCGCTTATTTCCGATAGTACTATTTTAAAGCAAAATCAAAAAAAGTTAAAAGCACTTCTAATAAAAACAGTCTTAGCAATAGTGACTCTCTCTTTTATAATATTTGCAATATTTTTAGGTCTAAATACACTCTTTAACAAACTACTTCAAAGAGATACACAGACATTTTTAGATGCTTTTAAAACTGCTATTGATAAAGAAAAAACCATAGATTCAAAGAGTATATTTTTTCAAGATTTCAAGATGATGGTTGGTTATGCAAATGAGATGGTTAGTAAAATCAATGAGCAAAAGAAGAACTTAAAAGAGCTTAATCTTGGGCTTGAAGAGAGAGTAAAGAAAAAAACGGCAGCTCTTTTGGAGATAAATAAAAACTTAGAAGAAGAGAAGACATTTTCACAAGATTTATTAAAGTCACAAAAAGAGTTTCTGCGTTATACAGTTCATGAAACAAACACGCCTCTTAGCGTTATTTTGACAAGTATTGAGCTATATCTTATGAAAAACCCAAAAGATAGACAACTCTCAAAAATTGAGGCTGCTACAAAAAATATATTTAGTATCTATGATGATTTGAGTTATCTTGTAAAAAAAGATCATGTAGAGTACACAAAGAGTGTAATAAATTTGAATAATTTTTTAAGCAGCAGGATAGATTTTTTTAGAGAAGTTGCAGAATTTTCTCTTATAACTTTTAATTACAATTCGCCAAAATATGAAAAACATGTCCATTTTAATGAGACAAAACTCCAAAGAATCATAGATAATACTCTTACAAATGCAATAAAATATACACTACCAAATGAGAGCGTAGAGGTGTCACTAAAAAAAATTGGCTCATATATAGAGTTTATAGTGAGCAGTAAATCAAAAACGATTCAAGATACAGATAAAGTTTTTGAAGCTTATTATAGAGAAGAGAAGGGCAGAGATGGTTTTGGACTTGGACTTAGACTTGTAAAGAGTATATGCGATGCAGAGGGAGTCAATATTAACGTCTCATCTGATGAGGCTTCAACAACATTTAGATATAAGTTCAAAGCGATGGGAGATTGA
- a CDS encoding cation acetate symporter: MNRILTFLILGFIAVFASDAITGQVQKQDLNVSAIVMFLIFVAGTLGITYWAAKRTKSAKDFYTAGGGITGFQNGMAIAGDYMSAASFLGISGLVYMKGYDGLIYSIGFLVGWPIILFMIAEPLRNLGKYTFADVASYRLKQTPIRTLAASGSIATVVLYLIAQMVGSGKLIQLLFGLSYEMAVILVGILMILYVVFGGMLATTWVQIIKAFLLLSGASFMAIAVMAHYDFSFGALFSHATELKGIEIMSPGGLVSDPISAISLAVALMFGTAGLPHILMRFFTVSDAKEARKSVFYATGFIGYFYILTFIIGFGAIVMVFKNPQYLDVVKDAASGGSPILGGSNMAAIHLSHAVGGDFFLGFISAVAFATILAVVSGLTLAGASAISHDLYASVFRKGRVDSMTEMRVSKIATVALGVVAIFMGIAFENQNIAFVVGLAFAIAASANFPILVLSMYWRKLTTRGAVIGGTLGLASAVILVILSPVVWVDIMHNAQAIFPYKYPALFSVSVAFIATWFFSVTDKSQDAKDEQERFDAQFIRAQTGIGAEGASSH, translated from the coding sequence ATGAATAGAATACTTACTTTCTTAATTCTTGGTTTTATTGCTGTTTTTGCTTCAGACGCAATTACTGGTCAGGTACAAAAACAAGATCTTAATGTCTCTGCAATAGTTATGTTTCTTATATTTGTTGCGGGAACTTTAGGTATCACTTATTGGGCCGCAAAGCGTACTAAGAGTGCTAAAGATTTCTATACAGCAGGTGGTGGAATTACAGGTTTTCAAAATGGTATGGCAATCGCAGGTGATTACATGTCAGCTGCGTCATTCTTGGGAATTTCTGGTCTTGTATATATGAAAGGGTACGATGGTCTTATCTACTCTATTGGGTTTTTAGTTGGTTGGCCAATAATTTTATTTATGATTGCAGAGCCACTTCGTAACTTAGGAAAATATACATTTGCTGACGTTGCTTCATATAGATTAAAGCAGACACCAATTCGTACACTTGCAGCTTCAGGCTCAATTGCAACAGTTGTTCTCTATCTTATCGCTCAAATGGTAGGTTCTGGAAAATTAATCCAACTTCTTTTTGGACTCTCTTATGAGATGGCAGTTATTTTAGTTGGTATTTTGATGATTCTTTACGTTGTATTTGGCGGTATGCTTGCAACTACTTGGGTACAAATTATTAAAGCATTTTTACTTCTCTCAGGTGCTTCATTTATGGCAATAGCTGTTATGGCACACTATGACTTTAGTTTTGGCGCACTGTTTTCACATGCAACAGAGCTCAAAGGTATTGAAATCATGAGCCCAGGTGGACTTGTGAGTGACCCTATTTCTGCTATCTCTCTAGCAGTTGCTTTAATGTTTGGAACAGCTGGTCTTCCACATATCCTTATGAGATTTTTTACTGTAAGTGATGCAAAAGAGGCAAGAAAATCAGTATTTTATGCGACTGGATTTATCGGGTATTTCTATATTTTAACTTTTATCATCGGTTTTGGTGCTATCGTTATGGTATTTAAAAATCCTCAATACCTTGATGTTGTTAAAGATGCAGCAAGTGGCGGCTCACCAATTTTAGGTGGTAGCAACATGGCGGCAATTCACTTAAGTCATGCAGTGGGCGGAGACTTCTTCTTAGGATTTATTTCAGCAGTTGCGTTTGCTACTATCTTAGCGGTTGTTTCTGGTCTTACACTAGCTGGTGCATCTGCAATCAGCCATGACCTTTACGCTTCTGTATTTAGAAAAGGCAGAGTTGACTCTATGACAGAGATGAGAGTTTCTAAAATAGCGACAGTTGCTCTTGGTGTAGTTGCTATTTTTATGGGAATTGCGTTTGAGAATCAAAATATTGCGTTTGTTGTTGGTCTTGCGTTTGCAATCGCTGCATCTGCAAACTTTCCAATTCTTGTACTCTCAATGTACTGGAGAAAACTTACAACTCGCGGTGCTGTAATTGGTGGAACATTAGGTCTTGCTAGTGCGGTTATACTTGTGATACTTAGTCCAGTTGTTTGGGTTGATATTATGCATAATGCACAAGCAATTTTCCCTTATAAGTATCCAGCTCTGTTCTCTGTATCTGTTGCATTTATCGCTACGTGGTTCTTCTCAGTTACAGATAAATCTCAAGATGCTAAAGATGAGCAAGAGAGATTTGATGCTCAGTTTATCAGAGCGCAAACTGGTATCGGTGCGGAGGGTGCAAGTAGTCATTAA
- the fabZ gene encoding 3-hydroxyacyl-ACP dehydratase FabZ, whose translation MMDVIEIQKIIPHRYPFLLLDRVTQIKENESLIGYKNITIGDNVFQGHFPGHPIYPGVMILEGMAQAGGILAFKSMGNMTEEEAASKVVYFMSIDRAKFRAPVKPGDRLEYRISVIKNKGQIWVLDGKAYVDDVLVSEAELKAMIVDK comes from the coding sequence ATTATGGACGTTATTGAAATTCAAAAAATTATTCCTCATCGCTACCCATTTTTACTTTTAGACAGAGTTACGCAAATTAAAGAGAATGAATCACTTATCGGTTATAAAAACATAACAATCGGAGACAACGTATTTCAAGGTCACTTTCCAGGTCATCCAATCTATCCAGGCGTTATGATTTTAGAAGGGATGGCGCAAGCTGGCGGCATACTTGCATTTAAAAGCATGGGCAACATGACTGAAGAAGAGGCCGCTTCCAAAGTTGTATATTTTATGAGTATTGACAGAGCAAAATTTCGCGCTCCTGTAAAACCAGGAGACAGACTTGAGTACCGAATAAGTGTTATAAAAAATAAAGGTCAAATCTGGGTACTTGATGGCAAAGCTTATGTTGATGATGTTTTAGTTTCAGAAGCAGAACTAAAAGCTATGATTGTAGATAAATAA
- a CDS encoding putative nucleotidyltransferase substrate binding domain-containing protein: MSILDQRKLIESIHPFELLSSNAMDGLMKKIDIAYYPNQTLLVSPTISSIAFYIIIKGSVTEYIDEEIHNVYGAGDSFDADALIYGKTKAKFVVDEDLICYEIKKEDFLDLMQDKEIQGYFLQDFITRHKQLKDYDTQSELSPFLISRVSDIFLHTACIVEEDETIYNALIKQEKLQSKVILVKEQKSYSIVTDTDLRKKLLLGDNDLSKKISSISSKKIISIDINDFLFNALLMMTHNAIKRVVVVDGEKIVGILEQLDLLSYFASHSHLVAVQIDKAQNIDDLKALGHDFKSLIITLRAKGVKVRYITKLIATLNDKIYNKLFEMCVEPSLREKCALIVMGSEGREEQTLKSDQDNALIIQNSVDVELFHEPMMRLNGYLLELGFPKCSGDVMVSNEFWRKNSSAYKDLITKWTYDMSDESVKNMSIFLDAKCIAGDCSLLDELKEYLHSSFHSRDDVLAHIAKAVLSFETPLSLFSGFVLQKERKDKLDLKKGGIFALVHGIRTLCLQYEIKETNTVERIKELNNIGVVDKTFATELIESFDTLSSIRLKAMLEAKNIDEANYINPLNLEKNQRDLLKDSFKVINKFKKFMSFHFHLNMVV, translated from the coding sequence ATGAGTATTTTAGATCAAAGAAAACTTATCGAGTCAATCCATCCATTTGAGCTACTAAGCTCTAATGCCATGGATGGACTGATGAAAAAAATCGACATAGCTTACTACCCAAACCAAACTCTTCTTGTATCTCCTACAATATCTTCTATAGCTTTTTACATTATCATCAAAGGCTCTGTTACAGAGTATATTGATGAGGAGATTCATAATGTTTATGGAGCAGGAGATAGTTTTGATGCAGATGCGCTTATATATGGAAAGACAAAAGCAAAGTTTGTTGTTGATGAAGATCTTATCTGTTATGAGATCAAGAAAGAAGATTTCCTTGATTTGATGCAGGATAAGGAGATTCAAGGCTATTTTTTGCAAGACTTTATAACTCGTCATAAACAGTTAAAAGATTACGATACCCAAAGTGAACTCTCACCTTTTCTTATCTCTAGAGTTTCAGATATTTTTCTTCATACTGCATGTATAGTTGAAGAAGATGAGACTATATACAATGCTCTTATAAAACAGGAAAAACTTCAATCAAAAGTAATACTTGTAAAAGAGCAGAAAAGTTACTCAATAGTCACAGATACAGATTTGAGAAAAAAACTGCTTTTAGGCGACAACGATTTGAGTAAAAAAATCTCTTCAATATCTTCAAAAAAGATTATTAGCATAGATATAAATGATTTTTTATTTAATGCACTTCTGATGATGACGCACAATGCAATAAAAAGAGTGGTAGTTGTTGATGGTGAAAAAATAGTTGGTATTTTGGAGCAGTTAGACCTGCTTAGCTATTTTGCAAGTCACTCCCATCTGGTAGCTGTTCAAATTGACAAGGCACAAAATATTGATGATTTAAAAGCACTTGGGCATGATTTTAAAAGTCTAATCATTACCCTAAGAGCAAAGGGTGTAAAGGTAAGATACATCACAAAACTCATAGCAACTCTAAATGACAAAATCTACAATAAACTCTTTGAGATGTGTGTAGAACCTTCTCTTAGAGAGAAATGTGCGCTTATAGTTATGGGAAGTGAAGGGCGAGAAGAGCAGACTCTAAAGAGTGACCAAGATAATGCACTTATCATTCAAAATAGTGTAGATGTAGAACTTTTTCATGAACCGATGATGCGGTTAAATGGATATCTTCTTGAGCTTGGATTTCCTAAATGCAGCGGTGATGTCATGGTAAGTAATGAGTTTTGGCGTAAAAACTCAAGCGCATATAAAGATTTAATCACAAAATGGACTTATGATATGAGTGATGAGAGCGTTAAAAATATGAGTATTTTTTTAGATGCAAAATGTATTGCGGGAGATTGCTCGCTGCTTGATGAATTAAAAGAGTATCTCCATAGTAGTTTTCACTCAAGAGATGATGTTTTAGCGCATATTGCAAAAGCAGTTTTGAGTTTTGAGACACCGCTATCTCTCTTCTCTGGATTTGTGCTTCAAAAAGAGCGTAAAGACAAGTTAGATCTTAAAAAAGGTGGTATTTTTGCCCTAGTTCATGGCATAAGAACACTTTGTCTTCAATATGAGATAAAAGAGACAAATACGGTAGAGAGAATCAAAGAGTTAAATAACATTGGAGTAGTAGATAAAACATTTGCAACTGAACTTATAGAGAGTTTTGACACACTAAGCTCAATAAGATTAAAAGCGATGTTAGAGGCTAAAAACATAGATGAAGCAAACTATATAAATCCTCTGAATTTAGAGAAAAACCAGAGAGATTTATTAAAAGATAGTTTTAAAGTCATAAATAAGTTTAAAAAATTTATGAGCTTCCATTTTCACTTAAATATGGTTGTTTAA
- a CDS encoding DUF485 domain-containing protein, protein MNKETIEKIKNDPNYKELISKRNGFAVKLSIWMLAVYFAFILTIAFDPSFLGTPISSDSVTTIGIPIGMAVIIFAFVLTGIYTKRANGEFDDLNNKIKNSIKEN, encoded by the coding sequence ATGAACAAAGAAACGATTGAAAAAATAAAAAACGATCCTAACTATAAAGAGCTGATTTCTAAGAGAAATGGCTTTGCTGTAAAGCTATCTATCTGGATGTTGGCTGTCTATTTTGCTTTTATATTAACAATAGCATTTGACCCATCATTTTTAGGTACGCCAATCTCTTCGGATTCGGTAACAACTATTGGTATTCCTATTGGGATGGCGGTTATTATTTTTGCGTTTGTTTTGACTGGTATTTATACTAAGCGAGCAAATGGCGAATTTGATGATTTAAACAATAAAATTAAAAATTCAATAAAGGAGAACTAA
- a CDS encoding peptidylprolyl isomerase: MFGRTLKKYDLSADELAKLQWAKITTSKGDIWIKLLPEEAPNTVANFAHLAESGFYNNLNFHRVIPGFMAQGGCPSGTGTGGPDWAIPCETKTNVTKHKRGALSMAHAGPNTGGSQFFITFVATPHLDGVHTVFGAIEKDDNESFSTLDSIKGQDTISSIEIFETR; this comes from the coding sequence ATGTTTGGAAGAACTCTAAAAAAATACGACTTAAGCGCTGATGAATTAGCTAAACTCCAATGGGCAAAAATCACAACAAGTAAAGGAGATATCTGGATAAAACTTCTACCAGAAGAGGCTCCAAATACTGTTGCAAATTTTGCACACTTAGCGGAGTCAGGTTTTTATAACAATCTCAATTTTCATCGTGTAATTCCAGGCTTTATGGCTCAAGGCGGTTGCCCAAGTGGAACAGGAACAGGCGGACCTGATTGGGCAATTCCTTGTGAAACAAAAACAAATGTTACAAAACACAAAAGAGGCGCACTATCTATGGCTCACGCTGGACCAAATACGGGTGGAAGTCAGTTTTTCATCACTTTTGTTGCTACTCCACATTTAGATGGTGTACACACTGTTTTTGGAGCAATCGAGAAAGATGACAATGAGAGTTTCTCTACGCTAGACAGCATAAAAGGTCAAGATACGATTAGCTCAATTGAGATTTTTGAAACTCGTTAA
- a CDS encoding 3'-5' exonuclease, whose translation MFSFITNFKKNANRKKLKDSAFEFLFDDDKSGEYVVFDTETTGLNPKVDEILSIGAVKIKDNRVLTSQTFEVFLQNSKEISSNSIKIHGIRPFDLKDAKTTKEGIVEFLNFIGSRPLIGYYLEFDVAMINRYTKPLLGINLPNKMIEVSEIYFDKTISLIPQGNIDLRFDTILKNCSIPNMGAHNAVNDAIMTAMIYLKLTKEKE comes from the coding sequence ATGTTCTCTTTTATAACAAATTTTAAAAAAAATGCAAATCGTAAAAAGCTAAAAGATAGTGCATTTGAATTTTTGTTTGATGATGATAAGAGTGGGGAATATGTTGTTTTTGATACAGAGACAACAGGATTAAATCCCAAAGTTGATGAAATACTTTCAATAGGAGCTGTTAAAATAAAAGATAATAGAGTTTTAACATCTCAAACATTTGAAGTTTTTTTGCAAAATTCTAAAGAGATAAGTTCAAATAGCATCAAAATTCATGGTATTAGACCATTTGACTTAAAAGATGCAAAAACAACAAAGGAGGGTATTGTAGAATTTTTAAATTTTATTGGTTCAAGACCACTTATTGGGTATTATTTAGAGTTTGATGTAGCTATGATAAACAGATACACAAAGCCTCTTCTTGGTATAAATTTACCAAATAAAATGATTGAAGTATCTGAAATATATTTCGATAAAACAATTTCATTAATTCCGCAAGGAAATATTGATTTACGATTTGATACAATCCTAAAAAACTGTTCCATACCTAATATGGGAGCGCACAATGCTGTAAATGATGCAATCATGACAGCGATGATATATTTAAAATTAACAAAGGAAAAAGAATGA
- a CDS encoding epoxyqueuosine reductase QueH: MLVHICCSVDSHFFLEKLQHDYPNEKLIGFFYDPNIHPYSEYQLRLLDVKRSCKKLGIELLEGEYDFEAWMQAVRGLENEPEKGKRCEVCFDKRFDVSAKKALLLGEKSITTTLLVSPLKSQEQLKLSGDKFFKEHGVEFIFYDYRKDGGTAQQSRVTKDEQLYRQDYCGCIYGLTMQREQQDRLMDEMFSHVSNQTQPSSIEERLEMYHQRDELEDKGIAYKIIREKFLNYRQFSFKLYESGDKIINAYALFYSTLQRKKAQGNIEFSSKNIHYFNREEIKFVTLEFFNSTCNFMYKNTKELIFNPPSVKEEMAFRDTLLTSSYDLSPIIIVDEIPKTKLFIELDAKIYEDVREKLIII; the protein is encoded by the coding sequence ATGTTAGTACATATCTGTTGTAGTGTAGATTCACACTTTTTCTTAGAAAAACTCCAACATGACTATCCAAATGAAAAACTTATAGGTTTTTTTTATGACCCAAATATTCATCCATACTCAGAATATCAACTCCGTCTTCTTGATGTAAAACGCTCATGCAAAAAACTAGGCATTGAACTCCTTGAGGGAGAGTATGATTTTGAAGCGTGGATGCAAGCTGTACGAGGTTTAGAAAATGAGCCTGAAAAAGGCAAAAGATGTGAAGTATGCTTTGATAAACGCTTTGATGTAAGTGCAAAAAAAGCTCTCCTGCTTGGAGAAAAAAGCATTACAACCACTCTGCTGGTTAGTCCACTAAAATCTCAAGAACAGCTTAAATTAAGCGGTGATAAATTTTTCAAAGAGCATGGTGTTGAGTTTATATTTTATGATTATAGAAAAGATGGCGGTACTGCACAGCAGAGCCGTGTTACAAAAGATGAGCAACTCTACCGCCAAGACTACTGCGGATGTATATATGGACTAACTATGCAGCGAGAGCAACAAGACCGCCTCATGGATGAGATGTTCTCTCACGTATCAAACCAAACTCAGCCCTCCAGCATTGAAGAGAGACTTGAGATGTATCATCAAAGAGATGAACTTGAAGATAAAGGTATAGCTTACAAAATTATAAGAGAGAAGTTTTTAAACTATCGCCAATTTAGTTTTAAACTATATGAAAGCGGAGATAAAATCATCAACGCTTATGCTCTTTTTTACTCAACACTTCAACGAAAAAAAGCACAGGGAAATATAGAATTTAGCTCTAAAAATATTCACTATTTTAATCGTGAAGAGATAAAATTTGTAACATTAGAGTTTTTCAACTCTACATGTAATTTTATGTACAAAAACACAAAAGAGCTTATATTTAACCCTCCAAGCGTTAAAGAAGAGATGGCTTTTAGGGATACTTTACTCACTTCAAGTTACGATTTAAGCCCTATAATTATCGTTGATGAAATTCCAAAAACAAAGCTCTTTATAGAGCTTGATGCAAAAATTTATGAAGATGTCAGAGAAAAACTAATCATTATATAA